The genomic segment CCTGCTGGACTACCTGAAGCAAGTGAGCCCCCCACGTCCGGCggccgggaggggcggggccagggtTGGCACCTGCCGCTCCCCCAGGCTGGCAGGAAGACCGAGTCCTGCTTTGGGTACCAGCTAAACAGGACACTCCTTTACAAACTTGATCTTTTGCTAGTCCAGAAAAGCACGTCGTGGGCGCATCAGAACCCCTTGGACTTTGTTGTACGTTTTAAATGATTTAGGATcgtttgtattttttcattgccTGGGCCTCTGAGAGTCGGGCACAGAAGGTCCCCTAATACATTACAAGGCAGGCGCCTCCTACACGTTGAAGGGTCCACCCCCCACCCGAGCCAGCACCCTGCTCCCTGCGGAGCACAGTCCCACCGTCCTGCCCCTTGGCCTCCCACGAAGCAGAGCACAGGCCAGTGGACAgtagatgaggaggaggaagacaagaGGGGCTGGGGGACGGTGCTgagaagagaggcagggagagaggggggcCGCAGGAGCCGAGAGCCTGGGAAGGGGTAGGGGAGTCCCCCAGACACCCTCACCCTAGAACTGGGAGCCTGGAGGGTGGTGTGTGGCACAGTGACATGGTGGAAATGCAATTTGGCGGGGGTGATGGATGGGTGGGGCACTGCAGCTGTTTCCTGCTGCCGTCCTGCCCCTCCAATCCTGCCCATGACCCCAGGCCATCCTATTGCCTgtccctcttgcctcagcccctgGTCCTGGGGGCTCACCTGGAGGCCTTCCCCACCTTTCCTTCCTGGCCTATCCCTCCCGCACCCCTCCTACACCTGGGTGCTTTATGTCTCCCTGGTAGCACCTTCTTCTtacttttttagatttattttttagagatagggtctcactctgttacccaggctggagtgcaatggcgtcaatcatagcccactgcagctcGGAACCCCTGGggtcaagtaatcttcctgcctctgcttccccagtagctggactacaggctacaccaccacccctggctaatttcttttagttttgtagagacagggtctagctgtGTTGCTCaaattggtctcaaactcctgcctcattcaagcaatcctcttgcctcagcctcccaaaatgctgggattacaggggtgagccactgtgcccagcctcctcttctttttagaatatacacacttaaaaaaaaatttcccatagtcatccatgttttttaaaaactcacaaaaattctacatttataatcattaaaaacaaaatactaatagCAAAGCTATCTTGGACATTTCTGCAGCAGGTCTGGGCTAAATACTTAATTTTACATTCTCAAGTGATCTTGACAGCAGCCTTCGGAAAGAGCCATTATcaccttttacagatggggacactcagagaggttaagtaactttctcaaggtcacacagctttcCAGTCTGAAGCAGCCTTGGCCTGACCCCCGACTCTGACCCTCGGCGTCACTTCAGACCAAAGCTGTTCCCAAGCAGAGGGTCTCCCTGGGTTTCAGTCAGCCTTTCCTGGGCAGCACATCTCACTACCTTTGTCACAGTGTCTCTGGGCTGCGGGAGAGTCCACCAGGCCGCACCGCCTGCCACTCCCGAAACCCTTCCTTtcacctgctctgtgcctgtcTGGGCGCTGGGGCCATAGACCAGAACTCAGCGTGGAGGGGAAGCACTCGAGCTGCCTGTGGCCCCTGTGCCCACCTGCCCTTGCCCTCACAGGTGCTGGTGGGGTACCCCACAGAGCTGGACAAGCTGCAGAATCTTGTGGCCAACTACTGCTCTGAGCTGTCGGATATGACGGTCATGTCCCAAGATGCCATGATGATCACAGATGAGGTCAAGGTGAGCTGGGGTCCCGGGGTTGAGGGCCTCCACGGCTGGCTCTCCTAGGCCCATCTGGCCCCCAGTCCATCAGGAGACCCCCCCACGCCCACACTGCCTACAACCCCTAGAGGGACCCAgcagccagcccccagcctctgctcacCCACAGGACAGAGAAGGTCCCCCTGGGCACAGAAGCCGTgaggtaggtgggagggggagaatcAGCCTGGCCAGGGCGGGGTCACCCATTCACCCCATCTGTGCGAGGCCCCCACAGGGCCCTGGGGATGCAGCCCCTCCTCCTGGAGCAGGCAGCACGAGGAGGCAGCTGCTTGTCCAACAGTACACGAGAAAATGTTGTGCAGCCGCCTGGCCAGCATGGCAGCAAGGTGTGGGGTACTGTGGGCGCCCATCCTGGGATGGCTTTCCAAGGAGGCAGGGCTTGAGCTGGGCTCTGAAGGAATGAAGGAGCAGGGACAGGGGTGGCCAGAACTTGGGAGGAGGAGAGACAACAAAGGCAGaggtgtggggctgggaggggcatgATGAGCAGGTGATGTGCCTGGGGGCAGAGAAAGTCCCAGAGGTTCTGTTCCCGTGAGTCAGTGGAGACAGTGGGGCCAGCGGGGCCAAACTCCTCACCTGGAGCCCTGGGAGGAGATAGAAGGGACATGACCAGATTTGTGCTTCAAAAAGGGTGCGCTCTGGCTGCAAGGACTGGACAGTGCCAGGGCAGAAATGCTGGTCACTTGGGCAGGCCAGAGGTGGAGTGGGGTGGCCAGAAGTACACGGAGCGGAGAAGCCTCTAAGAGGTAACCCAGGGAGCTGTGACGACGGGAATGGTGAGGGAAGCAGTGCCCAGGACGTGGAGGAGGGGCAGACGGATGGTGGCTTTAGCTACCAAAGAAGGATGCATTGGGTGAGACCAGGTTTGGGGGGACAATTAGTGTTTAGGGCTGGAGAGGGAACACTGGGCACGTGTGAGCCAGGGGTCCCAGAAGATGCTGGGAAGCAGGTGGTGGTGGAGCCAGCGGCACTGTTTGGTTTGGGAAGAAGGCACAGCCCACAGCCCCGGGCGCTGTTCCAAAGTCTAGTAAGATGAGGGCTGACGCCCCCTGGCTTTAGTGCCATGGGGGGCCTTGGTGAGACAGCCCCACCTTGTCCCCAGAGGTACATGAGGCAAGGGGAGGCGTCCTTCATTGAGGAGCGCAGGGCGAGGGAGAATCGGCTCAACCAGCAGAAGAAGCTGATCGACAAGATCCGCACCAAGGAGACCAGTGAAAAGTACCGCAGGGtgagccccaggccctgcccggcccctccaccacccctgcTGAGTGGACGCTCCGCTCCCTGCAGAGGACACGGCtcaccctccacctcctccctctcccatcaGGGCCAGACGGACTTGGGCTACCCTTCCAACCGGATGAGTATGGAAACCCTGAGAGGCAAGTGCTCggctccctgcctgccctcaGCCAGGGTCTCTAGAGGCCAGCACTGGCTTGGGCCACCCAGTCAGGCCACCATGAGGCAGCTGTACTGTGCAGTCACTAGGGTGAGGGACACAGATGagcccctgcctgtccccagcgACCCCTGCAGAGGCTGACAGCCTGTGGGCGATTGTGGCCACAGTGATGCTCTCCTGGCACCTCAGGACCCCATCACTCAGTGACTTCTCAAAGGGGACGAGTCCCCTGGACCCCAAGCTGCCTCTGAGGAGCATCACTGAGCCCCACAATGCTacaccctcctcatcctcctctgcACTGCGGCTGCCTGGGGCATCCCCACCAGGGAGGGGGCAGGTAAAGGTGCAGGCTCCCAGCTGGAGGGCATCAGCTGCTTGGGTGGCCTTCTAGACACTGGGTGTCTGATGGCCTCGCACAGAGCCCCTGGTCGTCCTTGCACGCTGAcagccccttcctctctgccagTGAGGAGAAAAGAGGCCTCTGAGGCTGACATTGAATACCAGACGGATGTGACTGCTTTGGTGGAGAAAGTCAAGACTGCTGTGCGGTGCTCCCACCTCTGGGTAACATTCCCTGCGCTCCCAGGGCACAGCAGGaaggggctgagctgggctggggtcCGCAGGCCCCCTGGAATGGACACAGAAAGCTGTAGCTCTCCCAGAGGACCCCAACCTGCAGGGCCAGCCCTGCTGCTCCCAGGCCTGGAAGGAGACTTGGGACCCGCAGAGCAGGTTCAGGGCAGAGGGCCCTCTCAGGACTAGGCTGCGTatcccagccctgctccaggcGCAGCGGGGCACCTGGCAGAATTGGACGTGGCCTCTGCTTCCAACCCCCGGCCTCTTCCCAATCTGACAGTCACACCAAGCagctgcctccacctcccccctTTCATTTTAATTCCATCTGGGTTTATTATTAGGCCCTGACATAAGCTTGTTCACCGTCAGATAAGTGACTCAAAGTGACACAACGTACCTCAGCAGTGGTCTCCTAGTCTCTCACAGGGTTATCCACCCTCTCTCCCACACAAGTGCTTCACCCCTGccgggcacacctgtagtcccagctactctggcagctgaggcaggaggatcacttgagtccaggagtttgaggttgcagtgagctatgatgatgacgcCACTGggctctagcccaggtgacagagtgagactctgtccctaaaatttaaaaaaagcgcATCACCCCCTGGCTGGCCCCTCACAAGCCCACAGTGCCAGCAGTGGTTCACATTATCACCGAGCCCTGAGTGCAGAGAATCCGTGCTGGCCACTGGGAGGGACCCAGAGGAAGCCAGTTCCGTGGAGCCCCCACCTGGCCACCCtcacctgcctctctctcttctggaCCGGCCAGGACATCGCTGGCCGGTTCCTGGCCCAGAGGAACACGGAGGAGAACCTGGAACTGCAGATGGAGGACTGTGAGGAGAGGCGGAGGCAGCTGGAGGCCCTGGCCAAGAAACTGCAGCTGGAGGAGGCCGTGCTCAAGTTCCGCCAGACGCCCGGCTCcatcaggtggtggtggtgggggcttCTGGGGCTGCTGGGCCACCCCGGGGGGCCTCACAAACAGCCCCtatgggctggggctgggagcgTGCTCACCCCTGCAGATGAGCAGgggacccacagccaacatttgagcccctgaccctgacccgaggACAGCACCCATGTCAGGACCTGGCCTCCTGAGGGGCCCTCATTGCCGTGCTCCCATCGACCCCACAGCTTTAAGTCCATTGAGAAGAAGATGAAGGACATgctgaaagaggaagaggagaggctcCAGATGGCCCACGCCAACCTGACCAAGAGCCAGAAACTGCTGCTGACCATCCAGATGGGCATCGACAACCTCTACATCCGGCTGGTCGGGGtggtcctgcctcctgcccaggtATGAGGTAGGGGAGCTGCCTGTACACAGGTCCCCGGTGGGGCCAGAGGGGAGATGAGACCCTCCTCCCGGCCTGCAGAGAGAACTGGTGGTCCCCGACACCCTCGATTTGTACGGCAAGCTGGCGTACTGCGAAGGGAGGCTCACGTGGCTGGCCGACCGAGTGCAGGCTATGGCCAGGACGGAGGAGGTAGGCTGGGCCCGGAGCAGCCCCCGTGGCCTGTCCCCTCAGGGTGGGCCGCAGCTGAACGGGGCTGTGCCCTGCAGGTCAACACGAAGGTGAGGGACGCCCTCGAGTCCTCCACGCTGAAGGAGAAGCACAACACCAGGATCAGCTTTGAGGACCTGGAGGAAGATATGATCGGTACAGGCCCAGGCGGCGGTGGCGGGGTGGTGCCGGCTCCCCTCCGCCCAGGAGGGCAGTGGGGGCTGCGGGGTGTGTTGTGCCCGCGGAACTTTCATGAAGGAGGGGCTTAGTGATGTGAGGGGCGCTGAAGCCATGGCAAGAACCCACTTAGTGTTCCCGAGAGGAGGGGCGCCAGTGCCTGGCGGGGCGGCGGGCTGGGGACAGCGCGAGGGGCACGCCGCGGCCACTCGGgaccccgcccgcccgcccgcccgcagAGACCTTCCAGTTCGCCGACGTGGACCACAGCTACGTGCCCTCGCGCGCCGAGATCAAGAGGCAGGCCCAGCGGCTGATCGAGGGAAAGCTCAAAGTGgccaagaagaagaagaagtagccccgcccgccccgctttgttatacaaataaacatttttccaggACTGCAGGGCTCGCTGGGCGGCAGGGGCTCGGAGGAAGCGGGCCGCGCGCAGGGAGGCCGGCGGGAGCGGGAGCGCGGGGAGAGCCAAAGCCGGCGGGGCTGGCGCAGGGCCTGGGTCTGCGCGTGCGTGCCCCCGCCGTGACCCTCGCGCCGCCCCGTAGCCGCGCGCCCCGCGCAGCCGGCGCCAAGATGGCGGCGCGGACCGGGGGCGAGCGGCTGCGCCGGGGGCCGCGGGGCCCGGAGCGGAGTTGCCGCGGCTGAAGTACCCCAGCTGCCGCTGGAGGCCGCGTCCCGCCGCCGGGACCCCGGCCTGTGGCCGCGCCGGCTCCGGCCGCGGGGAGGCCCGGGCCGCCGAGACATGGTGCGAGGCACGCCGCGCCGCCGCTGAGCTCGCCGGCCGCGCCGGGGCTCGGACGTCTGAGCAGGAAGATGTTTTCCGCCCTGAAGAAACTGGTGGGGTCGGAGCAGGCCCCGGGCCGGGACAAGAACATCCCCGCGGGGCTGCAGTCCATGAACCAGGCGCTGCAGAGGCGCTTCGCCAAGGGAGTGCAGTACAACAGTGAGTGCGGGCggccgccctccgcgcccgcgGGTCCCGGCGCGTTTGGCAGGGCGCCCGGCGCCGGAGAAAAGTGAGACGTGTCGTCGGGGAGGGGCGCGGCGCGGCGTGTGCCGGGGGCCCTGGCTGGCTTCGCGGTCGGGCGCGGGCCCGGTGGGCTGTCGTCGGTGCGCGAGCCCCGCAGGCACCGGGCACGGGGCAGGTGCTCCGGGGGCAGGTGCTCCGGGGGCAGGTCCGTAGGCACGGGAGGTGCTGCCGGGCGGGCCGGGCCCTAGCCGACCCGAGGGCGGGTTCCTCCGAGCGTGGTCGGTTCTGAGGAGCGCTTGCCTGGGGTAAATCCGTTTGCGCAGCCTCGTACGGTATACTGGTCCGAGCAGTTGCGGTGCGTCATGCGGGGCCCCGCCAGCCCAGGCGACCTGGCCCGGGAGGAATTGTTACATAACGCGAGGGAAGAGC from the Eulemur rufifrons isolate Redbay chromosome 7, OSU_ERuf_1, whole genome shotgun sequence genome contains:
- the CCDC183 gene encoding coiled-coil domain-containing protein 183, which produces MRATIKRHSEADAEEQTQELKTITRLQEQCRALQIQGVKEKSAENKATLALLRSNIRRGAQDWALAKKCDQWTVSRACGKDAPLRLAHCRSTVEVAREKLRKYVFDRVNVHNVLIHLVRRRGQKLENMQLELAGLCRQPDASKEEQRLLQVIRQLENNIEKTVVKITTSQQVQLLYVDLLDYLKQVLVGYPTELDKLQNLVANYCSELSDMTVMSQDAMMITDEVKRYMRQGEASFIEERRARENRLNQQKKLIDKIRTKETSEKYRRGQTDLGYPSNRMSMETLRVRRKEASEADIEYQTDVTALVEKVKTAVRCSHLWDIAGRFLAQRNTEENLELQMEDCEERRRQLEALAKKLQLEEAVLKFRQTPGSISFKSIEKKMKDMLKEEEERLQMAHANLTKSQKLLLTIQMGIDNLYIRLVGVVLPPAQRELVVPDTLDLYGKLAYCEGRLTWLADRVQAMARTEEVNTKVRDALESSTLKEKHNTRISFEDLEEDMIETFQFADVDHSYVPSRAEIKRQAQRLIEGKLKVAKKKKK